Proteins encoded within one genomic window of Methanoregula sp. UBA64:
- a CDS encoding NAD+ synthase, translating into MAQELGCRMGQVEQMIRYAYWNSGCSGIIVGVSGGVDSALAAAFCCRAVGPEKVLGLSLPTSVSNPQDLLDAKELCAGLKMEHRVVPIDPMLAAFKTLPGFTETPYLLGNLMARIRMTTLYYYANRDHRLVCGTSNKSEFLLGYCTKYGDNAADVQPIVHLYKKDVYEMAKELGIPEPILTKKPSAGLWEGQSDEGEIGLSYAEIDAALVALEAHEWKAENPAEEKVLARVRKNAHKRLAAPSL; encoded by the coding sequence ATGGCGCAGGAACTGGGGTGCAGGATGGGACAGGTCGAGCAGATGATCCGGTATGCCTACTGGAACAGCGGCTGTTCGGGCATCATTGTCGGAGTCTCGGGAGGCGTGGACTCGGCGCTTGCCGCAGCCTTCTGCTGTCGGGCGGTGGGCCCGGAAAAGGTGCTCGGCCTTTCCCTTCCCACATCGGTCAGCAACCCGCAGGATCTTCTCGATGCAAAAGAACTCTGCGCCGGCCTGAAAATGGAACACCGGGTCGTGCCCATCGACCCCATGCTTGCGGCGTTTAAGACCCTGCCGGGATTTACCGAAACGCCGTACCTGCTCGGGAACCTCATGGCCCGGATCCGGATGACGACCCTGTATTATTATGCGAACCGCGACCACCGGCTCGTCTGCGGGACCTCCAACAAGAGCGAGTTTTTGCTGGGCTACTGCACGAAGTACGGGGACAATGCCGCGGACGTCCAGCCGATCGTCCACCTGTACAAAAAAGACGTGTACGAGATGGCAAAAGAGCTGGGTATCCCGGAGCCGATCCTCACAAAAAAACCGTCCGCCGGACTCTGGGAAGGCCAGAGCGACGAGGGCGAGATCGGGCTTTCCTATGCCGAGATCGATGCGGCACTCGTTGCCCTCGAAGCGCACGAATGGAAGGCGGAAAATCCTGCCGAGGAAAAAGTGCTTGCCCGGGTCAGGAAGAACGCCCACAAGCGTCTGGCGGCGCCCAGCCTTTAG
- a CDS encoding potassium channel family protein: MNDKKSILWRIFRTSSEMRILIYFILFCLMILVFTVIFHDLYPLYEGIPVDWSESFLYVIQTFTTTGSLLPITTDEMTIFSSVTMLTGVVMLFMVIPLLLTPYLIEVLRSSPPKKISKKLSHHVVIVGDGELTRALLESLALCEKDILIVIGDEETARQVVKKYRRRAFVMWGKYDDPHTWELAGVKNAGFVILCEDERTTASIILGIRALTAARLIAIVDKISFDLYLKYAGADYVVSPKHVTGRILARHAVLNPGGDETEPAIPGLDRLHIGDEDAGEKKLRLIHIPVMPESKAVGKTLGELDLFGRYGISAPFLWRAGRTHPSDNPEAGTFEKRQAASPQFIADPAMTEVIDPVTSLFLFGTAEALRRAVREELEVDRELIGHAVIAGYGDVGSAACTEMIASGISCVVVDAKKHDLDEVIGNAEDEDVLREARIGEARFCIVAVNDDHVNIFTTLMARNLNPGIRILARANEPGSVEKLYRAGADYVTLLPRIGGQTIGRIVLADTVTVLVDLPDRERVILRQVRHKKTLSVGEIRATGVRVLGIERTDTAIIAPGTDEIVHPGDTIVAAGSTEQLKKFIRQC; the protein is encoded by the coding sequence ATGAACGACAAGAAAAGCATCCTCTGGCGGATCTTCCGCACATCGTCTGAAATGCGTATCCTGATCTACTTTATCCTGTTCTGCCTCATGATCCTCGTCTTCACGGTGATCTTCCACGACCTGTACCCCCTGTACGAGGGGATCCCGGTCGACTGGTCGGAGTCGTTCCTGTACGTTATCCAGACCTTTACGACAACGGGGAGCCTGCTGCCCATAACCACGGACGAAATGACCATTTTTTCCTCGGTTACCATGCTCACCGGGGTCGTGATGCTTTTCATGGTCATCCCCCTTCTCCTCACCCCCTACCTCATCGAGGTCCTCCGCTCGTCCCCGCCAAAAAAAATCTCCAAAAAACTCTCGCACCATGTGGTGATCGTCGGCGATGGCGAACTGACCCGGGCCCTGCTCGAAAGCCTCGCCCTCTGTGAAAAAGATATCCTGATAGTTATCGGGGACGAGGAGACCGCACGGCAGGTGGTAAAAAAATACCGGCGCCGGGCGTTTGTCATGTGGGGTAAATACGACGACCCGCATACCTGGGAACTGGCAGGTGTAAAAAATGCCGGCTTTGTGATCCTCTGCGAGGACGAGCGGACAACGGCAAGCATCATCCTTGGGATCCGGGCCCTGACCGCTGCCCGGCTCATCGCCATCGTGGACAAGATCTCCTTTGACCTGTACCTGAAGTATGCCGGGGCGGATTACGTGGTTTCGCCCAAGCATGTCACGGGAAGGATTCTTGCCCGGCACGCGGTCTTAAACCCGGGCGGCGACGAGACCGAACCGGCGATCCCCGGGCTCGACCGGCTCCACATCGGCGACGAGGACGCCGGCGAAAAGAAACTCCGGCTGATCCATATCCCGGTTATGCCGGAGAGCAAGGCCGTGGGAAAAACCCTCGGGGAACTCGATCTTTTCGGCAGGTACGGCATCTCCGCCCCGTTCCTGTGGAGGGCGGGACGCACCCACCCGTCGGATAACCCCGAAGCGGGGACGTTTGAAAAACGGCAGGCTGCATCGCCCCAGTTCATTGCCGATCCCGCAATGACCGAGGTCATCGATCCGGTAACCTCGCTCTTTTTGTTCGGGACAGCCGAAGCCCTGCGCCGGGCGGTCCGCGAGGAACTGGAGGTTGACCGCGAACTGATCGGCCACGCGGTCATCGCAGGATATGGCGACGTGGGCTCGGCTGCATGCACCGAGATGATCGCTTCCGGGATCTCCTGCGTGGTCGTTGACGCAAAAAAGCACGATCTCGACGAAGTGATCGGAAATGCCGAGGACGAGGATGTGCTCAGGGAGGCCAGGATCGGCGAGGCACGGTTCTGCATCGTGGCAGTCAACGACGACCACGTGAACATCTTTACCACGCTCATGGCAAGGAACCTCAACCCGGGGATCCGGATCCTGGCCCGGGCAAACGAGCCCGGGTCCGTGGAGAAACTGTACCGGGCCGGCGCGGACTACGTGACACTCCTCCCGCGGATCGGCGGCCAGACCATCGGGCGGATTGTGCTTGCCGATACGGTCACGGTCCTTGTCGACCTCCCGGACCGCGAACGGGTGATCCTGCGCCAGGTCCGTCACAAAAAGACGCTCTCTGTCGGGGAGATCCGGGCAACCGGCGTCAGGGTTCTTGGGATCGAGCGGACGGATACCGCCATCATTGCACCGGGCACAGACGAGATCGTGCACCCGGGCGATACGATCGTTGCCGCCGGCAGCACCGAACAGTTAAAAAAATTCATCCGCCAATGCTAA
- a CDS encoding tRNA(Ile)-lysidine synthase, which yields MQCAACRREAVVFQPYSGKYLCPVHFTKDFEAKAKRAVRRNRWLLPGDRTAVVLTGDAAEAALLAFLHKLTKDRRDVRLSAIAIDEGTGDTGRTVAEQFGVELFSGSFAERYGTTRDALFRAEGPEAAGRICHVLAGDLAAEIAAARGITRLALATTVDDRALSFFSDLLGGTVEETLFVSETLGTARVPVIRPFADIPTTEVYRYAELCGVSPEGAGACGTDGNSDACAALASYDARHPATKFALANLATTLTGIAGTGRATHDRCPACGSPRKAGRCFACEVRKKYTREPGS from the coding sequence ATGCAGTGCGCAGCGTGCCGTCGGGAAGCGGTTGTCTTCCAGCCCTACTCGGGAAAGTACCTCTGCCCCGTGCATTTTACCAAAGACTTCGAGGCAAAGGCGAAGCGTGCCGTCCGCAGGAACCGCTGGCTTTTGCCCGGCGACCGTACCGCGGTCGTGCTCACGGGAGATGCAGCAGAGGCTGCCCTGCTCGCCTTCCTGCACAAACTCACCAAAGACCGGCGCGATGTCCGGCTCTCCGCGATCGCGATCGATGAGGGGACCGGGGACACAGGCCGTACTGTCGCGGAACAATTCGGCGTGGAACTTTTTTCCGGTTCGTTTGCGGAGCGGTACGGCACCACCCGGGACGCTCTGTTCCGGGCAGAAGGGCCGGAGGCCGCCGGCAGGATCTGCCACGTGCTCGCGGGCGATCTTGCCGCAGAGATCGCCGCCGCCCGCGGGATCACGCGGCTTGCCCTTGCCACCACCGTGGACGACCGGGCGTTATCGTTTTTTTCGGACCTGCTGGGCGGGACCGTTGAAGAGACCCTGTTTGTTTCGGAGACGCTCGGCACCGCACGGGTCCCGGTCATCCGGCCGTTTGCGGATATTCCCACAACGGAAGTGTACCGGTACGCGGAGCTGTGCGGCGTCTCGCCCGAAGGTGCGGGAGCGTGCGGAACGGACGGAAATTCCGATGCCTGTGCAGCACTTGCATCCTACGATGCCCGGCACCCGGCGACAAAGTTTGCGCTCGCAAACCTTGCCACGACCCTGACCGGAATCGCGGGAACGGGCCGGGCCACGCACGACCGCTGCCCGGCCTGCGGCAGTCCCCGAAAGGCCGGGCGCTGTTTTGCCTGCGAGGTCAGAAAAAAATATACCCGGGAGCCCGGATCATGA
- a CDS encoding RIO1 family regulatory kinase/ATPase — translation MVVSPERIRSLHKYEKAILAALERQMKRYEWVPLESLEQATGLSESEVTYRLSRLIAWGMVRFNPVPYDGYALVFGGYDTLALTTLTKKGTISALGTKIGEGKESVVYEALGLGPVAIKFHRIGMRSFNTARVNREYLPENGHCPWLIASKLSAEREYLALTTLHPKVSVPLPVGQNRNAVVMALITGPSLSRCRLDEPDEMLDAILENVREAYRLGMIHADLSEYNILIEDGKCVIIDWPQWMETNHQNAGTILERDITNILAFFERKYKIVREPGDVLRCVTG, via the coding sequence ATGGTCGTCTCACCGGAGCGTATCCGCAGCCTGCACAAATACGAGAAGGCGATCCTTGCAGCGCTCGAGCGCCAGATGAAGCGGTACGAATGGGTGCCGCTCGAAAGCCTGGAGCAGGCGACCGGGCTCTCCGAATCCGAGGTCACCTACCGGCTCTCCCGGCTTATCGCGTGGGGCATGGTCCGGTTCAACCCCGTGCCGTACGACGGCTACGCGCTCGTCTTTGGCGGGTACGACACGCTCGCGCTTACCACGCTCACGAAAAAAGGCACGATCTCCGCGCTCGGTACAAAGATCGGCGAGGGAAAGGAATCGGTCGTGTACGAGGCGCTCGGCCTTGGGCCGGTGGCGATAAAATTCCACCGGATCGGCATGCGGTCGTTTAACACGGCCCGGGTGAACCGCGAGTACCTCCCCGAAAACGGCCACTGCCCGTGGCTGATTGCATCAAAACTCTCTGCCGAGCGCGAGTACCTGGCGCTCACCACCCTCCACCCGAAAGTCTCGGTGCCGCTTCCCGTGGGGCAGAACCGGAACGCGGTCGTGATGGCGTTAATCACCGGCCCGAGCCTCTCGCGGTGCCGGCTCGACGAACCGGACGAGATGCTCGATGCCATTCTTGAAAATGTGCGGGAAGCGTACCGCCTCGGCATGATCCACGCCGACCTCTCCGAGTACAATATCCTAATCGAGGACGGGAAGTGCGTCATCATCGACTGGCCGCAGTGGATGGAGACAAACCACCAGAACGCCGGCACCATCCTCGAACGCGACATAACAAACATCCTTGCCTTCTTTGAGCGGAAGTACAAAATCGTCCGTGAGCCCGGGGATGTACTGCGATGCGTGACCGGCTGA
- a CDS encoding DUF460 domain-containing protein: MRDRLSVFGIDIVKGSVRSRSRRPMYALVRIVDGTIVSESTVSMFRLFRLLSEERPDILAVDSIQEIATDQHELFFFLQGLPPQTKLVQVTGGEKKETLGKVAARFNISFDRFDPFAEARTSARVASLGAGAEVIAFENESEVVVSRHRSPGRGGWSQNRYVRKIHGAVQLKGREIEQQLAAAGLRYGKKETKAFGGCSRVAFTVFAPRREVPVSTYRGADVQVRISGKRLERIRYRPLSGKPRYLIVGIDPGTTTAVAALDLDGNLMLLSSSRQMNMSGVIESLYKTGKPLVVASDVQEMPYSVEKIRRAFSAIPYSPKQDTSVDAKLALTADFPYENVHERDALSAALDAFHQYDAKFRNLLRRVPPGHDLDEVRARVIRGQALDQVLGDLAAVPAPAPAPESAPAPVVARQDERVRVLDGIVKRLRSYTSELEETIKAKEYEIHRLQGRLRAVHDKRDLELAKDTEITKRDAIIQSLKKRLRKEERHSRTLAKRVDRIKSFAELSLDGDALPVKVMDALTREGLRRLAEDTGIREGDIVFVQKSDGWGKGIVKDIADAKVGALVLPAAVPGGRDLHIVPAFREAGIPVIAASDAGVQVKGKKGLAAKDQFEGALLRWKEEQVQFVREKESSKIEHMFKEYKSERGKEVKKGGGRDNG; this comes from the coding sequence ATGCGTGACCGGCTGAGCGTTTTCGGGATCGATATCGTCAAAGGGTCGGTGAGGTCACGGTCGCGCCGGCCGATGTACGCGCTGGTGCGGATTGTTGACGGCACGATCGTAAGCGAGAGTACGGTCTCGATGTTCCGGCTCTTCCGGCTCCTCTCTGAAGAGCGGCCCGACATCCTTGCGGTCGACAGCATCCAGGAGATCGCAACCGACCAGCACGAGCTCTTCTTCTTTTTGCAGGGCCTGCCCCCGCAGACAAAACTCGTGCAGGTGACCGGCGGGGAAAAGAAAGAGACGCTCGGCAAAGTTGCCGCCCGGTTCAATATCAGTTTCGACCGGTTCGACCCGTTTGCCGAGGCCCGGACCTCGGCCCGGGTGGCATCGCTCGGGGCCGGCGCCGAGGTCATCGCATTCGAGAACGAGAGCGAGGTCGTGGTAAGCCGGCACCGTTCCCCGGGCCGGGGGGGCTGGAGCCAGAACCGGTATGTCCGGAAGATCCACGGCGCCGTCCAGCTCAAAGGACGGGAGATCGAGCAGCAGCTTGCGGCGGCCGGGCTCCGGTACGGTAAAAAGGAGACAAAAGCGTTTGGCGGGTGTAGCCGGGTGGCCTTTACGGTCTTTGCCCCCCGGCGGGAAGTCCCGGTCTCCACGTACCGGGGCGCCGACGTACAGGTCAGGATCAGCGGCAAAAGGCTCGAACGGATCCGGTACCGCCCGCTCTCGGGAAAACCGCGGTACCTGATCGTGGGGATCGACCCGGGCACCACGACCGCGGTCGCGGCGCTCGATCTCGACGGGAACCTCATGCTTCTGTCCAGTTCCCGGCAGATGAACATGTCCGGGGTGATCGAGTCCCTGTACAAGACGGGAAAACCCCTTGTCGTTGCATCGGACGTGCAGGAGATGCCGTACTCGGTCGAGAAGATCCGGCGGGCGTTCTCGGCGATCCCGTATTCCCCCAAACAGGACACGAGCGTGGATGCGAAACTCGCGCTTACCGCAGACTTCCCCTACGAGAACGTGCACGAGCGGGACGCCCTCTCCGCTGCGCTCGATGCCTTCCACCAGTACGATGCCAAGTTCCGGAACCTCCTGCGGCGCGTTCCCCCGGGCCACGACCTTGACGAGGTCCGGGCCCGGGTGATCCGCGGCCAGGCTCTGGACCAGGTGCTCGGCGATCTTGCCGCCGTCCCAGCGCCGGCCCCCGCGCCGGAATCCGCTCCCGCCCCGGTTGTTGCCCGGCAGGACGAGCGGGTGCGGGTGCTCGACGGGATCGTCAAGCGCCTGCGGAGCTACACTTCCGAACTCGAAGAGACGATCAAGGCAAAGGAGTACGAGATCCACCGGCTCCAGGGCCGGCTCCGTGCGGTACATGACAAGCGGGACCTCGAACTCGCGAAAGATACCGAGATAACAAAACGCGACGCGATCATCCAGAGCCTCAAAAAACGGCTGAGAAAAGAGGAGCGCCACAGCCGGACGCTCGCAAAACGCGTGGACCGGATCAAGAGTTTTGCCGAACTCTCGCTCGATGGCGATGCCCTGCCGGTAAAAGTGATGGATGCGCTCACGAGAGAAGGCCTGCGCCGGCTCGCAGAGGATACCGGCATCCGTGAAGGGGACATTGTCTTTGTGCAGAAGAGCGACGGGTGGGGAAAGGGAATTGTAAAAGATATTGCCGATGCGAAAGTCGGCGCCCTTGTCCTCCCGGCCGCAGTCCCCGGGGGCCGCGACCTGCATATCGTGCCGGCGTTTCGTGAAGCCGGTATCCCGGTCATTGCCGCAAGCGATGCCGGCGTGCAGGTGAAGGGAAAGAAGGGCCTTGCCGCAAAGGACCAGTTCGAAGGAGCGCTTTTGCGCTGGAAGGAAGAGCAGGTGCAGTTTGTCCGCGAGAAGGAATCGAGTAAGATCGAGCACATGTTCAAGGAGTACAAGAGCGAACGCGGTAAGGAAGTAAAGAAGGGCGGGGGCCGGGACAATGGATGA
- the thiL gene encoding thiamine-phosphate kinase produces the protein MDDRELLQTVMGIVGEENCRDDCAVFPCGDLAMVATTDMLHSTTDFVDGMSDWQIGWMSAAVTISDIASMGAEPKYLLIAVGLDKWEQLAGVMQGAKDCCTRFGAQIIGGDIDRHGELTVVTTGLGLAKKEFLARREGARPGDLVCITGTPGQAQAWLDGYTQFEKFLFEPQPRVAEGRLLARGGVTAMMDDSDGIALSLYDLMSVNDCGFSIDSSFVPRPDEVPEQQARELALYGGGDYELIFTLPPGRYPVTGVPCTVIGEVIQEKSVLVDGAPMEKRGYQHRWA, from the coding sequence ATGGATGACCGTGAACTCTTACAGACCGTGATGGGGATTGTGGGCGAAGAGAACTGCCGCGACGACTGCGCGGTCTTTCCCTGCGGAGACCTTGCGATGGTTGCGACCACCGACATGCTCCATTCGACTACGGATTTCGTGGACGGGATGAGCGACTGGCAGATCGGCTGGATGAGCGCCGCGGTCACGATCAGCGATATCGCGAGCATGGGGGCGGAGCCGAAGTACCTGCTCATTGCGGTCGGCCTTGACAAGTGGGAGCAGCTCGCGGGCGTTATGCAGGGGGCAAAGGACTGCTGCACGCGCTTTGGCGCACAGATCATCGGCGGCGACATCGATCGTCATGGCGAGCTCACGGTCGTGACCACCGGCCTCGGGCTTGCCAAAAAAGAATTTCTCGCCCGGCGCGAAGGGGCCCGGCCCGGCGACCTTGTCTGCATCACCGGCACCCCGGGGCAGGCGCAGGCATGGCTCGACGGCTACACGCAGTTCGAGAAGTTCCTGTTCGAACCGCAGCCCCGGGTGGCGGAGGGCCGGCTTCTCGCACGCGGGGGCGTGACCGCCATGATGGACGACAGCGACGGGATCGCCCTTTCCCTGTACGATCTCATGAGCGTGAACGACTGCGGGTTCTCGATCGATTCCTCGTTTGTTCCCCGGCCCGACGAGGTCCCGGAACAGCAGGCTCGCGAGCTCGCGCTCTATGGCGGCGGGGACTACGAGCTGATCTTTACGCTCCCCCCGGGCCGTTACCCGGTAACGGGCGTTCCCTGCACGGTGATCGGCGAGGTCATACAAGAGAAATCCGTGCTCGTTGACGGTGCGCCCATGGAGAAACGCGGGTACCAGCACAGATGGGCCTGA
- a CDS encoding PDDEXK nuclease domain-containing protein, producing the protein MDLPSLVRRIADIHNHLVDRATKAVNVSLTLRNWLIGLSIQNYELEGKDRATYGDRLFSALANDLTSRGVSNCSPRQLYRYRDFYLAYPHIVGTLSPQLRNLLPEKGDFREIVGTLYPQSGTGSQALLQCLSYSHFQELVAIEDPRKRAFYEAECARGNWSVRELQRQIASLYYERTAMSKDKKRLAKTVQGKAELLSPAHVIRDPYIFEFLGLQPHEALSEANLESQLIGRLQDFLLELGRGFCFEGRQKRILIGGEHFFVDLVFYHRILKCHVLIELKVDGFSHEYLGQLNTYVNWFRQHEMTGDDNPPIGILLCTKKNEALVEYALAGMDNKLFVSKYQVALPGKEEIRRFIEEQIQTEGDVT; encoded by the coding sequence ATGGATCTGCCATCGTTGGTCCGGAGAATTGCGGATATCCACAATCACCTGGTCGATCGCGCAACAAAGGCAGTAAACGTAAGCCTGACGTTGCGTAACTGGCTCATCGGTCTCTCGATCCAGAACTACGAGCTTGAAGGGAAAGACCGTGCCACGTACGGAGACCGGTTATTCTCCGCACTTGCCAATGATCTTACTTCACGCGGGGTGTCAAATTGCAGCCCTCGCCAGTTGTACCGGTACCGGGATTTTTACCTCGCGTATCCGCACATTGTGGGTACACTGTCCCCACAATTACGGAACCTGCTTCCGGAAAAAGGCGACTTTCGGGAAATTGTGGGTACGCTGTACCCACAATCCGGGACTGGTTCGCAGGCTCTTCTTCAGTGTCTGTCCTACAGTCATTTCCAGGAACTTGTCGCGATTGAAGATCCCCGAAAGCGAGCTTTTTACGAAGCGGAATGTGCCCGGGGGAACTGGTCTGTCCGGGAGTTACAGCGCCAGATCGCCAGCCTGTATTATGAAAGGACCGCGATGTCGAAGGATAAAAAGCGCCTCGCCAAAACGGTCCAGGGAAAAGCTGAACTCCTGAGTCCTGCACATGTCATCCGGGATCCGTATATCTTCGAGTTTCTCGGGTTGCAGCCGCACGAGGCACTCAGCGAAGCAAACCTCGAGAGTCAGCTGATCGGACGGTTGCAGGATTTTCTCCTTGAGCTCGGCCGGGGTTTCTGTTTTGAAGGGCGGCAGAAACGCATTCTTATCGGCGGAGAGCATTTCTTTGTTGACCTGGTCTTTTATCACCGGATCCTGAAGTGTCACGTCCTGATTGAGCTAAAGGTCGATGGTTTCTCTCACGAGTATCTCGGGCAGCTGAATACGTACGTGAACTGGTTTCGGCAACATGAAATGACCGGCGACGATAATCCGCCGATCGGAATCCTGCTCTGCACCAAGAAGAACGAGGCCCTTGTTGAATATGCACTTGCGGGAATGGATAACAAGTTGTTTGTCTCGAAATACCAGGTCGCACTTCCGGGAAAAGAGGAGATTCGCCGGTTTATCGAGGAGCAGATCCAAACCGAAGGGGATGTGACTTAA
- a CDS encoding diacylglycerol/polyprenol kinase family protein, with translation MQEIFRKLIHLIFGLLIAGMVYAAGKTNAAAILAGGIFIGLVMVDLILRGHRLWIFSDLIVQFDRNDRLPGKGALMFGVSALVCVILFPVSIAVPAIVTLAVLDSVTTVAGQALGRHRIYNGKSFEGTAAGIIVTAIVLLVFMSLPGALAVAVLAGIIELVSPVDDNLVIPVAVAVLLAVMPGVLVAAV, from the coding sequence ATGCAGGAAATCTTCCGCAAACTGATCCACCTCATCTTTGGCCTCCTCATTGCCGGGATGGTCTATGCCGCCGGGAAAACCAATGCAGCCGCGATCCTTGCGGGAGGAATTTTTATCGGCCTTGTGATGGTCGACCTGATCCTTCGCGGGCACCGGCTCTGGATCTTTTCGGACCTGATTGTGCAGTTCGACCGGAACGACCGACTGCCCGGGAAGGGGGCGCTGATGTTTGGCGTGAGCGCCCTTGTCTGCGTGATCCTCTTTCCGGTCTCCATCGCGGTGCCTGCCATCGTTACGCTCGCGGTTCTCGACAGCGTGACAACGGTTGCGGGGCAGGCACTTGGCCGGCACCGGATCTACAACGGGAAATCGTTCGAAGGGACAGCGGCCGGCATCATTGTCACCGCCATCGTGCTGCTGGTCTTTATGAGCCTGCCCGGGGCGCTTGCGGTAGCGGTTCTCGCAGGGATTATCGAACTTGTTTCACCGGTGGACGACAATCTCGTTATCCCGGTCGCGGTTGCGGTGCTCCTTGCGGTTATGCCGGGGGTTCTGGTTGCGGCGGTGTGA
- a CDS encoding PEGA domain-containing protein, which produces MARYSDVLLACAAVFCATILLVMPAAAVNTAIYGSAAGFDPALHPDTFAVACTIPGTDGAQLDSALACFTNASTDVIIMGGDAGFSQDSGAKIAAAVKGGKILVVSEKDLSRFADLLPAKEAGKAPDSLAIVVANPNTTLSKDIFAGLSSRYPNTTALSSRDQYTIRDGATALLLFENGDPALAFVPYGNGYVAAWLPPADTAYLDSTTADTVNERLITHLMAMRVAPAATTAEATTAPVAANTTAAAPATAGDSLGNVSVYSSPLNANVYIDGVYKGIAPVNLTGIPAGSHALKLALDDHYDYDTTITVAGGGTITAFGSLAPRESATAAATTTAPVAVTTTDATSTIWSSPAVIAAVLGIITAIIGAIVTLFTIYHKHK; this is translated from the coding sequence ATGGCACGTTACTCCGATGTACTTCTCGCATGTGCGGCAGTGTTCTGCGCCACCATTCTTCTGGTGATGCCGGCTGCCGCGGTCAATACCGCAATCTACGGCTCTGCCGCAGGATTCGATCCCGCACTCCACCCGGATACATTCGCAGTTGCCTGCACAATACCGGGAACTGACGGCGCACAGCTCGATAGCGCTCTCGCGTGCTTCACGAACGCCTCCACCGATGTCATCATCATGGGCGGGGACGCCGGGTTCAGCCAGGACTCCGGGGCAAAGATCGCCGCGGCAGTCAAGGGCGGCAAGATCCTGGTAGTAAGCGAAAAGGATCTCTCCCGGTTTGCCGATCTCCTGCCGGCAAAGGAAGCCGGGAAAGCGCCGGACAGCCTCGCTATCGTGGTCGCAAACCCGAACACGACCCTGTCAAAGGATATCTTTGCCGGGCTCTCCTCCCGCTACCCCAACACCACGGCGCTTTCTTCCCGGGACCAGTACACCATCCGTGACGGCGCCACCGCACTCCTCCTCTTCGAGAACGGGGACCCGGCCCTCGCATTTGTCCCGTACGGGAACGGGTACGTGGCCGCGTGGCTGCCCCCCGCAGATACCGCATACCTTGACAGCACCACCGCAGATACCGTCAACGAACGGCTGATCACCCACCTCATGGCAATGCGGGTCGCACCGGCAGCAACAACCGCTGAAGCTACAACGGCACCCGTTGCAGCGAACACGACCGCCGCCGCACCCGCTACGGCCGGGGACAGCCTCGGGAACGTCTCGGTCTACTCCTCGCCGCTCAACGCGAACGTGTACATCGACGGCGTGTACAAAGGCATCGCCCCGGTCAACCTGACCGGCATCCCTGCCGGCAGCCACGCCCTCAAGCTCGCGCTTGACGATCACTATGATTACGACACCACGATCACGGTCGCGGGCGGCGGCACCATCACCGCGTTTGGCTCGCTTGCCCCGCGGGAGAGTGCAACGGCAGCAGCGACCACAACAGCACCGGTTGCTGTAACAACGACCGACGCCACATCCACCATCTGGTCAAGCCCGGCGGTTATCGCAGCGGTCCTTGGTATCATCACCGCGATCATCGGCGCGATTGTCACCCTCTTTACCATCTACCATAAACACAAGTAA